From the genome of Anopheles funestus chromosome 2RL, idAnoFuneDA-416_04, whole genome shotgun sequence:
GAAGGAATGCATTAATACGGTAGCATATCACCATCAACAAACGCCATCTGACACATCAACCCTCCAAAGAACGATTCATCATccttaatttaaaacactttttttattcggtTCACAGTTAACATGACATTCTTTAGACGCTAAAAAGAACCGATGGGCACGAGATTTTTAGGTACGATTTATGTTGCAGACAGTTCAGTTACACCCGAAAACCCTATGAAAcgtgagaagaaaaatggaaaagaatctCACGAAATTGTATCTAaagcaaacaagaaataaTCTTCACCTTCCCAAGCGCGGATCCCACACGGAAGCCAAACCGACCGTGTAGCGATCGTGTAAAATCTGGGGATtcgcttcttcctttttcttccttgtcGAGTATTAATGCTCAATTTTTGAAAACCGAAAGAACGGGATCGATTCACTCTCGTGTGGCACGAATTGTTGTAGTTGCGTTGAAGacgaatgaaatttttatcatACACCCGTGGACGTGTCATAGCGATGGTTTATTGCCGTCTGTTGGCTGGTCGAAAATGTGGGTGCAACACGAACTTGAACTTTTCCTTCCCGAAGCATAGTCTTCAAggtatttattttaagttgCTCTATGCTTTCCGCTTCTGGCCATAACCAGAGCACCgacaggggaaaaaaggtCCAACGGTTTCAACCATGTATCGCCAAGACCTAAAagaagtagcagcagcagtttctACAACTATAAACACACCATCAAACTCAACTACGCAACGGAACGCAACGGTAGAACgatgcaattaaaattataataaattactaCGGTACGCATCCGACCCATCAAGGAAGGGGGTGGGGGCCAAGTAAAGCTCGGGATTTTGGGGCTTGTTTATACAGTATTTTTATCACATCTTTCCGCAAAGCCATATAATCTCATCATCGCTATAGCTCTGTTCTATTCCCGTGCGTTTGATGAAAAGATGAAAGCAGAATTCGATACACACAGCTTGTAAGGTagatgtgaaaaaaaggatagaGATTTTGGCTTGTTCAGTGACAAAGCAAAAGGGGGTCTTTAACTTAGTATCCACCTTCGAAATGCAGACAACAATTCTCAACAAAGCACGCAAGCAAGTAAACGAATtaggattaaaaattaaataacactTTCCATAGGAAAGCGGCACATTAATTGCTACCAAACCGGTCGGTTGGTTCATGAAACGGTCATAAAATATCACATCCAAAAAAAGGGCGAACAGCCGAATCTCAACCGGTATCAAACACGACCTGGTCCACGAGCAGCATTGGCAGATTTTTATAAATAGTGTTAGTCGTCgctgcaataaaatattttcgtgCGCTTTCGGTGTTTGATACAACCGTAGCGAACATAAAATGGATGTTGGATCgttcgggtgtttttttttcttcttgcgatTCTATGGAAATGATGTCAAATCTGAAGTACCTATAATGGCTTAGGGAGCGTTCTACGACTCTCCACGACAAGACATGCGACAGGAATGTTGCTGGTTTATAGATACTTTGCGCCCCGTGCCTACATTCGTCGCTTTATGcgacatgaaacaaaacaaacaaaaccgtgTGCGATCGATTCTCCATCACACAGCATGAAACATGTCGAACAAGTGCGACATTGTGCAAGAAAGTTTAATTATGTGTGATATGTctgggggcggcccgatggtgcatgtgataaacggcgccagtccacacggccggaccgggttcaaatcccatccggatcgttcccccgtagcaaggactgactatccggctacgtggtaaaaataagtctagtaagccagaaatggccggcgtgacctgtaaggtcgttaagccaagaagaagaagaagatgtctGATATGTTCGATTTCGATCTAAAGCTGTAAGAGCACAACACAGAAGGGATTAACTAATAATAaatactgcaaaaaaaacagtaaaattatttaaaaaaacactgataatgtttcttcgaaaaatgtttaacaaagttttcttgtttatattttttttcctttttttcactaaTTTCAGAAATGAGCTTTTCGCACAAACACTACTGCCCGGCTTAATATTTATTGTCAAAAGACCTAAATATTTGTTCCCGCCCGTCATTCATCAGTACCAGCTTTGTTGATTGAGGTCAACAGCATCAGAGAATTGGGAAACTCGTCgtgaaaaaaacatgttattACCGGTACGCCGGTCGAAAAGTCAAGCAACCTTTCAAAAGTGCTGTCATTCCAATTTTCCAAGAAAGCCATTTGCCTTCTCcgcgaaaggaaaaatcacTGAATTTCCCCGGTTTCGTGGAAAACCCTATTTCTCACGATCAGCCAAAAACCGACGGTGTATATCAGAAGGAGGTGGAGAGGGGTGGGCGTGGGGCTGAAGTAGGAAAAATCATACACACGACAGGCGTTCCATTCCTTCTGCCGCCCTTGAACACGattgaaaaacgaaaagaataaCATACAGCAAGAAGATTGTctaataatcatcatcacgaTGAATGACGAATGGGACACACATAGAAAAGTGTGTGTatggtccttttttttaaagagcaCTAGAAACATCCCCCAAACGttcctgatttttttttgctcgatcgAAAAGAGTGTTTCTTCACAGGAAAATATTTAGTACCGCGCCTTGGTTTGACTTTCCGTGCTTGTTGCCGCATGCACACAGAATATCAAAAGTGAAAATCACTGTATCTGGGTCAACGACATATTCTTGGCGGGTTCAACGATTCTCACCCGTTTCCAGTGTGGTCGGGGGGTTTGATGATTATGGAAGCAGAGCGCGAAAGGCGTAATAATAAACCATTGAGAACAGACGGATAGAATGGCATAGCAGTTAGactattgttattattattgttatttaacGGGTGGgttggggggaggggaggagaGGTATCTCTGTTCCATAGGAATGTGGAAGTGATCTCACCGTGcagagaaaaatatttccttttttcttcatcaggTTTAAGGGAAGTAGGGAAAAACCATCCCCATTTCCTCACAAACCgggcaaataaaaaatggccatagtaaaaattttattctacCACAAAATGATTCTTATGCTTGCGAGAGAAAGACCATGCACATTCCATACATGATTGCAAGGTAAAGAATTTCAGATGAAATTAGCATATTGGCTACTTCTCTTACGCTTCAAACCACTTTGCAATGAAGCTGTGTggctgctgcagctgcttcTGCTACGCAATATAATTACAGCCCATTATTACTATCCCGGACCATAGCAAACCATGGGATGATGGTCGAGATGGAAACtgattcttttttcctttcctttttttttgcgccccATTTTCAATCGGGCAAACCTTCCCCCTGGAGAGCATAGAGAGCGATTGAGAGCATAAATTGCATGCCGAATGGAGAGcgcaaggtttttttttcttttggggggaaaagagaaaattagTAACATGATGATGTAAAAGCGGAGACAGAAAGCAGGCTGGGCGCAATTGCATACACACCCAAACAATTGCAATTTTGCATCATTACGATGGTTCGCTGCAGTTCGCTGTTTCGCTAGAGGAAAAGAGAGCTTCGAGAGATGGGTCGTGAAAATCGTTAAGCTCCCGGTGGTTCTAATGAGGCGAACGGTACTGAATTCCATCGAAAGACGCCATTCGGGTTCATTGCCTGTCACCCATCTAAGTCTGTCCGTTTTCCCCCGTCCCACGATGGCTTCCTATGCACTAACAGTAACATTTTCCTTACCTTGGAATGCAGTTCGATGGTGTCCGGTCCACTTCCCAGGCGGCAAACAATTTCATCGGGACGGGTTTGGTCATGGCCATCCGTTCGAATTTCGTTACTTTGTCGGCCATTGCGTGCGAGTGTTTTATGACGGCTGCTTTCACGTTTCACGATTCActctttatttctttatttccacacatataaacacacacacagaaacgcaTACACTTAGAACACTAGCCCCCCCTCAATAGAGGGGCGTTCAAGAAGTGGGGTAAAATTTTCACCCTTCCGGGACAATTTCTACACAAAAGCGGCGGGGCGAAAAGATAGCAAAATGGATAAATTAGCACcaataaaaccaattttcactaCACCACGGGAACTGCTGCCGATGTGGAAGGACCTGCACCAACGCACAAAGATACTTTTGGGAACAGGGTTTTGTGCTCACTCTGGTTCGCCCAAGGTTTGCCGAACATATTCGCCGGGAACTATGGCAACGGACCGGATCTACGGCTCTCAATCGGTGTGCTTTAAAACGCTCCCAACCTGCCGGAAGTTGAAGGTGGTTGGGCGCTCTTGCTAGTTGCCTTTGCTTTCTCTCCCAATCTCACGCACAATCTTGGGAAGCCTTCGCTCGTTTTGCTCACCGTCCATTTGGATATAGCACGGGCCAGACACAAACACCGTAATGAGGATGGAACAACGATTCCTGTTTTCAATCGATCATGCAAAAATGTGGCGGGAAGGTAAGGAGAAGAAAGGGGGAGGGtcgaaaggaaattttttgtCCAAAAAGGCACATGCTTCGATTAAGAATGTTTCATCTTTATCTTCAAGCACCATTTGATACGTTTATCTTCCTTTCTCTTTCCTGCGCACACTGTCACTTTCGAACCTTTTTGAAAACGCATCGTGCAGACGCTTACTTCcggttttttgctttcactttCCCGGAGCGATAAAGATTTCgatacgatttgtttttttgcttcttcttttctttctctccttctgCGTTTATCTTATGCAAAACCTTTCCGTTACACACATATTACggcacacccacacacatgtGGAGGGTGGTGGAATTGTGGATGAAGGGAAAGGGTGTGCGACAGGGCATACCACTTCTcgcgcaacaacaacacaacaaagaaacccacacacacactcacacacacacgcgcgcgcataaactATGCTCGCGGCAAGCATACGGACAAAACGCACccatccacacacacgcacacacatacacgctcaATGATCAATGAATGGATGGATGAGAGAAGAAGCTACAGCACCGTTCACGTCACAGTAGGCCGTacttaaaggaattgtttTCATGTTAGCCGTTAATGGCGCACATTAGTCACCGGCAAAGGGGATTGCGTGAATGCGGGGGAAAAGGAAGCTGAAGGGATTAAACAATTTACTACAATaccgttttttctttgcataatTGTCTGTAGGCACGTATTGTGTCTGTGGTATCTGTGTtctatgttgtttttttatctttccaaaacacttatcaacttttgcctaaaTTTTGCTACTTCCTCGGTACTGTTTCCACTTTCACAAGGTTTTATACAACTTTTCATATTTACATATACAAAATATGCAACAGGGCCACCTTATCGTGCTTCTCCTAATAGCCAAAGCCGGGAGCCTCCCTCGTCTTGTGACCAAAAACCTATCTGTCTTCTGCCGGGAACCGGAGTTGAagaatagcaacaacaaaaactacacCACAGGTCAGAATCAGCGagataaacacacatacacacgcgtcTATAAATCGAGGAAACTCACACCTGGGCCCCCGTTTCAGAAAGAAGCAACGCGGCCGAAATTACTGCCAAACGCCTGGAGCCACTCGTACCGAATGATGTTTTTCTTACAACAATGCACAGATTTTCCATCGCAACATAAATATGCAACCACTAACACAACCAACGGACATAAAGCGGGCCGGATGTCCAACGCCCTAAAATCATTCCCGTGTCTGCGAGATTGCCATCGGCGCTCCCGGTTTTTCGCGGATTCTGTGTGCAACCCTTGTTGCGCCGTGAAGTTTTCCGCACGTACGTGTGCACGGCATGTGTGCACCTACCCGCCAATAGGCAGCTGTGGATCGTTTATGCTGCCACCATTCGTTTGCAGCATGAAGCACAATGAATTTCACTTACATAGCAcaattttacacacaaaacggCACACGGCACACACCAAGTCGATTCGCACTTCTTCACGGGAGGAAGAAAACGGGAACACAATCGACACAATGCAGCGTTCGAGGCGAACAAAAGCCAACCACGGCACTATGGGTTTTACTTCGACTTCACACCGTCTGcaatttgttcttttaaaTTACCACTTGTTTTTGAATGAAAGTTTGACAGTTATGCTGtataaaatgtgcaaaatatATTCTAGATTATTAATAGTGCCAATAAGATGCAAAAGTTGCACAATTTATAAGGCGTGTAAAACAAACTGTCCTTTTTATGTACGGTGCACGAAAATTTAGACAACTACTTGTGCCCATAGTTGAGAAAAGCAGAGCGAGATAACCCTATTATCAAAACGAGAGGCACGAACAATTTCGCCCCGCAACGATTTGACAGCTACCCATCTTAATTGTGTGACTCTTgtgtatgcaaaaaaatgttcaaaagttgttaaaaattaaatgaaaacacCGAACCGCTTGATAAAAGATAACTAAAATTGTTtactatttctttatttttttcacttttaaatAGATTAATTATCGGCTAAtgttaaaacaacttttatcTTTCGAAAATATGTACGAACCTTGACATTACAACAGTGTAGCTCGATCTACATTACAGTGTAGTAacgatgttttgtttactttacaATTCCGGCAACACTCGCAAAGAATAACGAAATAGTTTAACTTTAACTTCTttactcaaaaacaaaaactaatatttacATAAAGATCATTTTCTCTCTTCATTCCTACCATTCCCTTCAACGTGGTTTCAGTGGTGTACGGACAACATTTATCTCTTATCAGCAAGTTTACCAATTCTGTCAATCGATCTACGGATCCGAAAAGCACCAATCGGATAAGGTGAGGAGTGGTCCCTGATACCATATCATTTTGCATGTCTATTAACtcattttccccttttttgcagGCTATTTGCATTCAGAGCAATCGAACACGATGAACCATTCCACCGAAATCATACTGACCATTGCCGGCATTGTGCTGGTACACGGTTTAATTTTCTACTTTCTCACCCGAAAGTCACGGCTGATAAAGGGCAAACATGTGGTCGTCACGGGCGGTTCCAGTGGGATCGGTCTGTGGGCAGCAATCGAATGCGTTCGATTAGGGGCCCACGTTACCATCGTTGCACGCAATGTGCCTCTGCTGGGTAAGGAATGATGTGTCAACGTATCTCACGCCAGAaagtattaaataaataatgttttgtttttagaaaaagcgaaagaagAGCTGGAAAAGCGGCGGATTCGTGACACGCAGCTGATCCAGTTCCGTTCGTTGGATCTCTCCAAGAGTTACGATGCGGTAAAGAACACGCTGGAAGAGTTAGAACGAACGGTCGGACCGATCTACATGCTTATCAACTGTGCCGGTATGGCGATTTGTGGTACGGTCGAGGAAACATCGATCGAGGACGCACGGAAACTGATGGATGTTAACTATTTCGCTACCTACTACCCGACGCGCTACGTTTTGCCAAAGATGAAGGAAGCTGGGGACGGTATCATCGTAATTACCGCATCCCAGGCAGCCTTGATGGGAATCTACGGTTACGGTGCGTATGCCGCATCAAAGTTTGCCCTCCGAGGGCTAGCGGAAACGATCGCAATGGAGGCTCGGCACCGTGGCGTTAGTGTGACGCTTGCCCTTCCGGCCGATACCGATACGCCCGGGTTTGAGGCGGAAAATCGTTCCAAGCcggaagaaacgaaaatcaTTTCCGGATCGGGTGGTTTGGCCAAACCGGAGCATGTCGGCAAGCGGATCGTACAGGACGCACTGAAGGgttcatttttctccattatgGGACTGGAAAGTTGGGTGTTGAGCATTCTGTGCGTCGGTATGGCACCGTGGCGTGGACCATTGCTGAGCTTCGTACAGTTTTATCTGTTGGGACCATTGCGGTTGATCGGGCTGGCGCTGCAGTGGAATTTCCAGCGTATTATCAAGAACTGTGCCAAGCAGCGGCAACGTACATGAATGACCAACATGTTTAGACCACAAACATAGGCGTAGAATGCGATGGCGATCAAACTAAATGTAACGgaatccaccaaaaaaccgataGAAACACTTTGCAACAATATCCTCCACATCCTTTAGGGACGTGTAATTTGATTCTTACCttcaacacaaaacatataaAGCCAGCATGATTGTGTATTTAAATAGAATTCTTATagcacaaatttaaaaaaatattgatttatgtAAAGCATCATTTCTTGAAACAttcgtaataaaacaaaaaaacagtattgTATGTTGTTAAGATTTCAAAATTTACTATTACGGCAAATGTTATTTAACTTTCCTATGTTTTCTTATACCAATTATACCGTCTCCTGTAAATTACACCTTTCGCCATATAGCCAATGTTATATCAAACTAAACACAGCGGGTTCTTATCCTCGCCTTTGTCGTAACAATCGCAACCCGGTcttaatgaatatttaaatctAAAGAAAAgaggggcaaaaaaaacatttactttacTGTACTGTTGTGTTAATTCCGTTTCGTAACTGGAGGTTGTGgttgtaattttattaatctttctcgtttttttttttacaaattcatCACCTGTTTCATATACATACACATAAACACGCACTTCGCGCAAATTTCCCTATCACTATCAATTTTCACCATTGGCAAATGGGACACGATCTGTTAGCCAAAACAGCTGATGGCTGTGAAGAGTATGAAGAGCTACAGCACAATGCAAAACATATTATCAACAAGAAGGAGACttatttttgacaaaaaaatcgcCAGAAAATATGTACGTTGGAACTTTGATAGTGCGAGAAGTTGTAAACAGAGAGTGTGGCTCTGGATTAAGGCAATATAGGCAGACAGGCATTGCGAAACTTCATCCCCCGGCTCACAAAAAAGAACTATCTTGCCCGAGAAGGGAGCCGGCGGCTTGTCCTTCCACGTTCACCGATTACTTACGCACGGTAAACTCTTAAACAAACGTGTGCTCAACAACGAACCCTTGTTACGGTCACTTAACACGCCTCGTTGCCACCTTTATTCGTCGCTGGCCAACCGTCGGACCGTTAGGCGTCGAGTTTGTACCGATGCTAAATGTGGGCATGACGCCTCCACCGGGCACAACGCCACCCACCCCGGGTGCACCAAAAGCGGGTGGTGCACCGAACGCTGGTGTAACACCTCCGACCATTCCGAacggttgctgttgttgttgctgctgctgttgttgaccAGCCAGATTAGCGCCAAAGTTAAACGCTGCTCCCGGTTGTTGCTGTGGCTGGGGGGCTACGGCCGCAACATTTCCGGCGGAGAAATTAAATGGTGACGATAGACCTGCTCCACCGACACCCGGaccctgttgctgctgctgctgctgctgtgttgCCGTTGCACCGAACGTGAATGGACCGGGTGTGGATGACGCATTGTTGCCGGCAGTTGATCCTCCACCATTAACCATTGCGCCGAATGTGAAGGGTGACGCGTTGCCGGCTGGATTGTTGTTGCCCGTTGCTAAAGGTGAACCAAACATCGGCGGTGAGGCCACATTACCGTTCGTATTAACGTTACCGATTCCACCAGTAAAGTTAAACGGTTTGGCCGCATTCGAACCAAGGTTAAAGTTAAAACCACTTGGCGCACTGGGCGTAGTCTGCTGCTGTGCGGTCATATTGTTTTGTGGCATCACAGCGCCAGCATTGTTGTTCGAAGCGGTCGCACCGAAC
Proteins encoded in this window:
- the LOC125761406 gene encoding 3-ketodihydrosphingosine reductase; translated protein: MNHSTEIILTIAGIVLVHGLIFYFLTRKSRLIKGKHVVVTGGSSGIGLWAAIECVRLGAHVTIVARNVPLLEKAKEELEKRRIRDTQLIQFRSLDLSKSYDAVKNTLEELERTVGPIYMLINCAGMAICGTVEETSIEDARKLMDVNYFATYYPTRYVLPKMKEAGDGIIVITASQAALMGIYGYGAYAASKFALRGLAETIAMEARHRGVSVTLALPADTDTPGFEAENRSKPEETKIISGSGGLAKPEHVGKRIVQDALKGSFFSIMGLESWVLSILCVGMAPWRGPLLSFVQFYLLGPLRLIGLALQWNFQRIIKNCAKQRQRT